In Phaeobacter inhibens DSM 16374, the following proteins share a genomic window:
- a CDS encoding ABC transporter permease — translation MFSFCSDPASLEGFQWLSCYLTTGKHFAFYASFGTVLLLLAVTAPAALAFGFGGAMAARAQFAPLSWLGKAYIAVVRGVPDIAFFLFFVIALDQGIEYLRHQVKCPDWDAPVRQGNDFVVCDIAKMPLSSSDQWIHEVYGFSLAVVTFAIVFGAFAANVLFGAMRAVPRAQIETAEAYGMTHRQAFWRILVPQMWTYALPGLSNLWMVLIKATPLLFLLGVEDIVYWARELGGSKTARFTDYPHGDWRMWYFLGLLVFYLAFTKLSEVVLERIRTRLSHGQATLAGEAQRKAS, via the coding sequence ATCTTCTCCTTTTGCTCTGATCCGGCCAGCCTGGAGGGTTTCCAGTGGCTGAGCTGTTACCTGACAACCGGCAAGCATTTTGCTTTCTACGCCTCCTTCGGGACGGTACTCCTGCTTCTGGCCGTAACCGCCCCGGCGGCGCTGGCCTTCGGCTTTGGCGGCGCCATGGCCGCGCGCGCGCAGTTCGCGCCACTCTCCTGGCTGGGCAAGGCCTATATCGCAGTGGTGCGCGGGGTGCCGGATATCGCGTTCTTCCTGTTCTTCGTGATCGCACTGGATCAGGGCATCGAATATCTGCGCCATCAGGTGAAATGCCCCGACTGGGACGCGCCGGTGCGTCAGGGCAATGACTTTGTAGTCTGTGACATTGCCAAGATGCCGCTCAGTTCTTCCGATCAGTGGATCCACGAGGTCTACGGCTTCTCGCTCGCTGTGGTGACCTTTGCCATCGTGTTCGGCGCCTTTGCTGCCAATGTGCTGTTTGGCGCCATGCGTGCTGTGCCCCGTGCCCAGATCGAGACTGCCGAGGCCTACGGCATGACTCATCGTCAGGCTTTCTGGCGCATTCTGGTGCCGCAGATGTGGACCTATGCGCTGCCCGGCCTGTCGAACCTGTGGATGGTGCTGATCAAGGCCACGCCGCTGCTGTTCCTGCTCGGGGTCGAGGATATCGTCTACTGGGCGCGTGAGCTTGGCGGCTCCAAGACCGCCCGCTTTACCGATTACCCCCATGGCGACTGGCGGATGTGGTACTTCCTCGGCCTTTTGGTGTTCTACCTCGCCTTTACCAAACTCTCCGAGGTGGTGCTGGAGCGCATCCGCACCCGTCTGTCCCATGGTCAGGCCACATTGGCAGGCGAAGCCCAAAGGAAAGCGTCATGA
- a CDS encoding ABC transporter permease, with protein MSCFQTLQDYGLRSLGLGERMLPRSDFTLCDQFVLIGSGMLWNIYFGAIAVVVGFVIANGVALAKNSTSTPLRKAAEWFIFIFRGSPLFIQFFFAYFLFLQLKSVSPIFNPLSAAWMGALIVLILNTAAYSAEIFYGALRSIPKGDIEAADAYGLSGWPRFRRIMWPTMMRLAWPSYTNEAIFLFHATTLVFFSGFPAWQQRGDALYYASYFADKTFNPFVPYPILAFYFILLTLVVIGIFGIINTRLNAHLPQEKRRKIRYRPNLIR; from the coding sequence ATGAGCTGTTTCCAGACTCTTCAGGACTATGGCCTACGCTCGCTTGGGCTTGGCGAACGCATGTTGCCCCGCAGTGATTTTACCCTCTGCGACCAGTTTGTGCTCATCGGCTCCGGCATGCTGTGGAACATCTACTTTGGCGCCATTGCTGTCGTTGTCGGCTTTGTCATCGCCAATGGCGTGGCGCTGGCCAAGAATTCCACCTCCACACCGCTGCGCAAAGCGGCGGAATGGTTCATCTTCATCTTCCGTGGCTCGCCGCTGTTCATCCAGTTCTTCTTTGCCTACTTCCTGTTCCTGCAACTGAAGTCGGTCTCGCCAATCTTCAATCCGCTGTCGGCGGCCTGGATGGGCGCATTGATCGTGCTGATCCTCAACACAGCCGCCTATTCCGCTGAAATCTTCTACGGCGCGCTGCGGTCGATCCCCAAGGGCGATATCGAGGCCGCAGATGCCTATGGGCTGTCCGGCTGGCCCCGCTTTCGCCGAATCATGTGGCCAACAATGATGCGACTGGCGTGGCCCTCCTACACGAACGAGGCAATCTTCCTGTTCCATGCGACCACGCTGGTGTTCTTCTCCGGTTTCCCGGCCTGGCAACAGCGCGGCGATGCGCTCTACTACGCCAGCTATTTTGCGGATAAAACGTTCAACCCCTTCGTGCCCTACCCGATCCTGGCCTTCTATTTCATCCTGCTGACGCTGGTGGTGATTGGCATCTTTGGCATCATCAACACCCGGCTGAACGCCCACCTGCCCCAGGAAAAACGCCGCAAGATCCGTTATCGGCCAAACCTGATCCGCTGA
- a CDS encoding glutamine synthetase family protein, with protein sequence MDLSHLRTIRIAACDLNGQMRGKRMPVGLADKLADGAARMPISTLNVDLWGRDVEDNPLVFETGDADGVMLPTERGAVPMPWLANPSALVPMAMYWDDGRPFMGDPRHVLADVLARYQQRGWRVVAATEMEFSLLDDSGAQPAPPIDPLTGRELDQQSVLSVAELDAFDAFFTDLYEGSDAMGIPAQSAISEAGLGQFEINLNHQDAMRAADDAWLFKALVKGLARKHGFAATFMAKPYAEEAGNGMHVHFSVEDKDGNNVFNDGTERGSDLLMNAVAGCLTAMPASTLILAPHGNSYDRLVPGAHAPVSAAWAYENRTAAIRIPGGSPKARRIEHRVAGGDINPYLMLAVVLGAALVGIEDGATPPAPSEGNIYEIDGLPQLAPDWKAAIDLFDSDPLIARILPDRVIRNLVMMKRQELAGFAERPAESHWLSWLEAV encoded by the coding sequence ATGGATCTGTCTCATCTGCGCACTATCCGCATCGCCGCCTGTGACCTGAACGGGCAGATGCGCGGCAAGCGTATGCCCGTGGGGCTGGCAGATAAGCTGGCAGATGGCGCCGCACGGATGCCGATCTCCACTCTCAACGTCGATCTCTGGGGCCGCGATGTCGAAGATAACCCGCTGGTGTTTGAGACCGGCGACGCCGATGGCGTGATGCTGCCCACCGAACGTGGTGCCGTCCCGATGCCCTGGTTGGCCAACCCATCCGCGCTGGTCCCGATGGCGATGTACTGGGATGACGGCCGCCCCTTTATGGGCGATCCGCGCCATGTGCTGGCCGATGTGCTGGCCCGCTACCAACAGCGCGGCTGGCGGGTCGTCGCCGCCACCGAGATGGAGTTCAGCCTGCTTGATGACAGCGGCGCACAGCCCGCCCCGCCCATCGACCCGCTCACAGGCCGCGAGCTGGATCAGCAGTCGGTCCTGTCGGTCGCGGAGCTGGATGCCTTTGATGCGTTTTTTACCGACCTCTACGAGGGGTCAGACGCGATGGGCATCCCCGCCCAATCCGCCATCTCGGAGGCCGGTCTGGGCCAGTTTGAAATCAACCTCAACCATCAGGATGCCATGCGCGCCGCCGATGACGCTTGGCTGTTCAAGGCGCTGGTCAAAGGTCTGGCCCGCAAACACGGTTTTGCCGCCACTTTCATGGCCAAACCCTATGCCGAAGAGGCCGGAAATGGCATGCATGTGCATTTCTCGGTCGAGGATAAGGACGGCAACAATGTATTCAACGACGGCACCGAACGCGGCTCAGATCTGTTGATGAACGCGGTGGCCGGCTGCCTCACCGCAATGCCCGCCAGCACGCTGATCCTGGCCCCACATGGCAATTCCTACGACCGGCTGGTGCCCGGCGCCCATGCCCCGGTCAGCGCAGCCTGGGCCTATGAAAACCGCACCGCCGCGATCCGTATCCCCGGCGGCAGCCCAAAGGCGCGCCGCATCGAACACCGGGTCGCAGGCGGCGATATCAACCCCTATCTGATGCTCGCAGTCGTCTTGGGCGCAGCCCTTGTCGGGATTGAAGATGGCGCCACGCCGCCTGCCCCGTCCGAGGGCAACATCTATGAGATTGACGGGTTGCCACAGCTGGCCCCCGACTGGAAAGCCGCGATCGACCTCTTCGACAGCGACCCCCTGATTGCCCGCATTCTGCCGGATCGCGTGATCCGCAATCTGGTGATGATGAAACGTCAGGAGCTGGCAGGCTTCGCCGAGCGCCCGGCAGAGAGTCATTGGCTGTCGTGGCTTGAGGCGGTATGA
- a CDS encoding type 1 glutamine amidotransferase, translating to MKIGILQTGHAPENLIDSSGNYDQMFRNLLADGGFDFDTYAVVDNIFPSGADAADGWLITGSKHGAYEDHNWIPPLEDLIREIHARKLPLVGICFGHQIIAQALGGKVEKFAGGWAVGPVTYQMDDKPLRLNAWHQDQVTTLPEGARVLAGNDHCKNGILAYGDHIWTLQPHPEFASSFVSGLIDSRGRGVVPDAILDAASTELHHPVQSGEIATFLNAFFQKERT from the coding sequence ATGAAAATCGGCATTCTGCAAACCGGCCACGCGCCCGAAAACCTGATCGACAGCTCGGGCAACTACGACCAGATGTTCCGCAATCTGCTGGCCGACGGCGGTTTTGACTTCGACACCTACGCGGTGGTCGACAACATTTTCCCCAGCGGCGCTGACGCGGCAGATGGCTGGCTGATCACCGGCTCCAAACATGGCGCCTATGAAGATCACAACTGGATCCCCCCACTGGAGGATCTGATCCGCGAGATCCACGCCCGCAAGCTGCCATTGGTCGGCATCTGCTTTGGTCACCAGATCATTGCTCAGGCGCTTGGCGGCAAGGTTGAGAAATTTGCCGGCGGCTGGGCCGTTGGCCCGGTGACATATCAGATGGACGACAAGCCGCTGCGGCTCAATGCGTGGCATCAGGATCAGGTCACCACCCTGCCCGAAGGCGCGCGGGTACTGGCTGGCAACGATCATTGTAAGAACGGCATCCTCGCCTATGGCGACCACATCTGGACCCTGCAACCGCACCCGGAATTTGCCAGCAGCTTTGTCAGCGGTCTGATCGACAGCCGCGGGCGCGGCGTGGTGCCGGATGCGATCCTGGATGCCGCCAGCACCGAATTACACCACCCCGTCCAATCGGGGGAAATCGCAACCTTCCTCAATGCCTTCTTCCAGAAAGAGAGGACCTGA
- a CDS encoding glutamine synthetase family protein, giving the protein MSAWLDTLPEAAKTYLEGRRLDEVECIISDLPGIARGKAVPASKFAKQDYFHLPDSIFYQTITGDWAEAADDDGWIEKDMILKPDMSTATAAPWTGDWTLQVIHDAYDRDHKPIPFSPRNVLKRVVQLYHDKGWQPVVAPEMEFFLVARNIDPAREIEPMMGRSGRPAAARQAYSMTAVDEFGPVIDDIYDFAEAQGFEIDGITQEGGAGQLEINLRHGDPVKLADEVFYFKRLIREAALRHDCFATFMAKPIADEPGSAMHIHHSIIDMESGDNIFSGPQGGETDAFYHFIGGLQNHLPAGLAVMAPYVNSYRRYVKEQAAPINLEWARDNRTTGIRVPLSGPEARRVENRIAGMDCNPYLGIALSLACGYLGLVNEERPRKQFKGDAYAGDGDIPQVMGQALDLFEEASALHEVLGPEFARVYSIVKRAEYDEFLQVISPWEREHLLLNV; this is encoded by the coding sequence ATGTCAGCCTGGCTCGACACCCTTCCCGAAGCTGCCAAAACCTATCTGGAGGGCCGTCGTCTCGACGAGGTTGAATGCATCATCTCGGACCTGCCGGGCATCGCCCGGGGCAAGGCGGTGCCAGCGTCCAAATTTGCCAAGCAGGATTATTTCCACCTGCCCGACAGCATTTTCTACCAGACCATCACCGGCGACTGGGCCGAGGCGGCGGATGACGATGGCTGGATCGAAAAGGACATGATTCTGAAACCGGACATGTCCACCGCCACCGCTGCCCCCTGGACCGGCGACTGGACCCTGCAAGTGATCCACGACGCCTATGACCGCGACCACAAGCCGATCCCCTTCAGCCCGCGCAACGTGCTGAAACGGGTGGTGCAGCTGTACCATGACAAAGGCTGGCAACCGGTTGTGGCACCTGAAATGGAATTCTTCCTCGTCGCGCGCAACATTGACCCGGCGCGTGAAATCGAACCGATGATGGGGCGTTCCGGCCGTCCTGCAGCGGCCCGTCAGGCCTATTCCATGACCGCCGTAGATGAATTTGGCCCGGTGATCGATGATATTTACGACTTTGCCGAAGCCCAAGGCTTTGAAATCGACGGCATCACCCAGGAAGGCGGCGCCGGCCAGCTGGAGATCAACCTGCGCCATGGCGATCCGGTGAAACTGGCCGATGAGGTATTCTATTTCAAACGTCTGATCCGGGAGGCCGCGCTGCGGCACGATTGCTTTGCCACCTTCATGGCCAAACCCATCGCTGATGAACCCGGTTCAGCCATGCACATTCACCATTCGATCATCGACATGGAGAGCGGCGACAATATTTTCTCCGGTCCGCAGGGCGGGGAAACGGATGCGTTTTACCACTTCATCGGCGGCTTGCAGAACCATCTGCCCGCCGGTCTGGCGGTGATGGCGCCTTACGTGAATTCCTATCGCCGCTACGTGAAGGAACAGGCCGCCCCGATCAATCTGGAATGGGCGCGCGACAATCGCACCACCGGGATCCGGGTACCGCTTTCGGGCCCGGAGGCACGGCGGGTGGAAAACCGCATCGCCGGGATGGACTGCAACCCCTATCTGGGGATCGCGCTGTCACTGGCCTGCGGCTATCTGGGTCTTGTCAACGAGGAACGCCCGCGCAAGCAATTCAAGGGCGACGCCTATGCCGGCGACGGTGATATCCCCCAGGTGATGGGACAGGCACTGGATCTCTTTGAAGAGGCCAGCGCGCTGCATGAGGTGCTGGGGCCAGAGTTTGCCCGCGTTTATTCCATCGTGAAACGCGCCGAATATGACGAGTTCCTGCAGGTGATCTCTCCTTGGGAACGTGAGCATCTGCTGCTGAACGTCTAA
- a CDS encoding NAD(P)/FAD-dependent oxidoreductase, protein MALNLLYSNDRKGTYPNSWYAATATPLAPFTPLQGEARADVCIVGGGYTGLSAALHLAEAGRSVILLEANRVGFGASGRNGGQLGSGQRMEQDGLESLMGEPEAAKLWSLAEDAKDLVKSLIARHGIDCHLKPGIAHACFSKSDVSHEHRYVEHLQTRYGYGDITALDAAALQAICPSPAYVGGSLDMGAGHLHPLNYALGLARAAAAAGVQICEGSEVLDIETGAQVRLRTDTGRVTADHLILACNGYLGGLNRQVAARVMPINNFIAATEPLGEEAAQVLARDVAVADSKFVVNYFRLSHDGRLLFGGGESYGYRFPSDIAATVRKPMTEIFPHLHDVNIDYAWGGTLAITMKRMPYLARLAPNILSASGYSGHGVGTATHAGQLMALAIAGDGDGFDTMARVPAPAFPGGAAMRSPLLALAMTWYALRDRLGI, encoded by the coding sequence ATGGCATTGAACCTACTCTATTCCAATGACCGCAAAGGGACCTATCCCAACAGCTGGTATGCGGCCACCGCCACACCGCTTGCGCCCTTTACTCCCTTGCAGGGCGAGGCTCGCGCCGATGTCTGCATCGTTGGCGGCGGCTATACCGGCCTGTCTGCCGCATTGCATCTGGCAGAAGCCGGGCGGTCGGTCATCCTGCTGGAGGCCAACCGTGTCGGCTTTGGCGCCTCGGGCCGCAACGGCGGTCAGCTGGGCAGCGGTCAGCGCATGGAACAAGACGGGCTGGAAAGCCTGATGGGTGAGCCGGAGGCCGCCAAACTATGGAGTTTGGCCGAAGACGCCAAGGATCTGGTGAAATCCCTGATCGCACGCCACGGTATCGACTGTCATCTGAAACCCGGCATTGCCCATGCCTGTTTTTCTAAAAGCGACGTCAGCCACGAGCACCGCTATGTCGAACATCTGCAAACCCGCTATGGGTATGGCGACATCACCGCGCTGGACGCGGCTGCATTGCAGGCCATCTGCCCCTCGCCCGCCTATGTCGGCGGCTCGCTGGACATGGGCGCGGGCCATCTGCATCCACTGAACTACGCGCTTGGCCTGGCCCGCGCCGCCGCAGCTGCCGGGGTGCAGATCTGCGAGGGTAGCGAGGTTCTGGACATTGAGACCGGCGCGCAGGTCCGACTGCGCACTGACACAGGCCGCGTCACCGCCGATCATCTGATCCTGGCCTGCAACGGCTATCTCGGCGGCCTCAACCGGCAGGTCGCCGCGCGGGTGATGCCCATCAACAATTTCATCGCCGCGACCGAACCGCTTGGCGAGGAGGCCGCACAAGTATTGGCCCGTGATGTGGCCGTGGCCGATAGCAAATTTGTGGTGAATTACTTCCGGCTCAGCCATGACGGGCGCCTTCTGTTCGGCGGCGGCGAAAGCTATGGCTACCGGTTCCCCAGCGATATCGCCGCCACCGTGCGCAAGCCAATGACCGAGATTTTCCCGCATCTGCACGATGTGAACATTGACTACGCCTGGGGGGGCACCCTGGCCATCACCATGAAGCGGATGCCCTATCTGGCCCGGCTTGCCCCCAATATCCTCAGCGCCTCGGGCTATTCCGGCCATGGTGTCGGCACTGCCACCCATGCAGGCCAGCTGATGGCGCTGGCCATTGCGGGCGACGGAGACGGGTTCGATACAATGGCGCGCGTGCCCGCCCCCGCTTTCCCCGGCGGGGCTGCCATGCGCAGCCCGCTACTGGCGCTGGCGATGACCTGGTATGCGCTGCGCGACAGGCTGGGCATCTAA
- a CDS encoding DegT/DnrJ/EryC1/StrS family aminotransferase, producing MSQTSPSQVPNVHQAEPIPEAARTALEALIQSGDLFRYTAPQDAPVALLEEEFAQLLGSKYALAVSSCSAALFLSLKALDLPRDARVLIPGFTFAAVPSSIVHADCVPVLCEVGANYRIDMADFEAKLNDVQAVIISHMRGHTSDMDAIMALCQARDIPVIEDAAHSLGTTWHGRNIGTLGAIGCFSFQSYKMINAGEGGILVTDDADLVARAVIMSGAYEHNWKKHKSAPGDNTGDLEQAFAKWQNQLPLYNLRMSNLSAVVIRPQLPELARRVRDGLKNHDYVADQLNRSPHIDVPAPLKPEQRAPDSIQFNLVDMSSEEINRFAAAAEARGVKVQIFGLSEDNARAFWNWQFLRDIPELPQTRAMLMQACDVRLPVRLTRDELNVIADVLLSAMADAMGAAAA from the coding sequence ATGAGCCAGACATCCCCCTCGCAGGTCCCGAATGTCCATCAGGCAGAACCCATCCCGGAGGCCGCGCGCACAGCACTTGAGGCGTTGATACAATCCGGCGATCTGTTCCGCTACACCGCGCCGCAGGATGCGCCGGTCGCTCTTCTGGAGGAAGAATTCGCCCAGCTCCTTGGCAGCAAATACGCGCTGGCGGTGTCGTCTTGTTCGGCTGCCCTGTTCCTGTCGCTGAAAGCGCTGGATCTGCCCCGTGATGCGCGCGTGCTGATCCCGGGCTTTACCTTCGCCGCTGTCCCCTCCTCTATCGTGCATGCCGACTGCGTGCCGGTGCTGTGCGAGGTGGGCGCGAACTACCGCATCGACATGGCCGATTTTGAGGCCAAGCTGAACGATGTGCAGGCGGTGATCATCAGCCATATGCGCGGCCATACCTCCGATATGGATGCGATTATGGCGCTCTGTCAGGCGCGCGACATTCCGGTGATTGAGGACGCCGCCCATTCGCTGGGCACCACTTGGCATGGTCGCAATATCGGCACGCTGGGCGCCATCGGCTGTTTCTCTTTCCAGTCCTACAAGATGATCAACGCCGGCGAGGGCGGTATTCTGGTCACCGATGATGCCGATCTGGTGGCCCGCGCCGTGATCATGTCCGGTGCCTACGAACACAATTGGAAGAAGCATAAATCCGCACCCGGCGACAACACCGGCGATCTGGAGCAGGCCTTTGCCAAATGGCAGAACCAGCTGCCGCTCTATAACCTGCGGATGAGCAACCTCTCCGCTGTGGTGATCCGTCCGCAACTGCCGGAACTGGCACGCCGGGTCCGCGACGGGCTGAAGAACCACGATTATGTGGCAGATCAGCTCAACCGCTCGCCGCATATCGACGTGCCCGCCCCGCTGAAACCAGAACAGCGCGCGCCGGATTCGATCCAGTTCAATCTGGTTGATATGAGCAGCGAAGAGATCAACCGCTTTGCCGCCGCCGCCGAGGCGCGGGGTGTCAAGGTACAGATCTTCGGCCTCTCCGAAGACAACGCCCGTGCATTCTGGAACTGGCAATTCCTGCGCGACATCCCCGAGCTGCCGCAGACACGCGCGATGCTGATGCAGGCCTGCGATGTACGCCTGCCGGTGCGCCTCACACGCGACGAACTCAATGTGATCGCGGATGTTCTGCTGTCGGCGATGGCCGACGCTATGGGGGCCGCAGCAGCCTGA
- a CDS encoding nucleoside hydrolase — protein sequence MSARKIIIDTDPGQDDAVAILLALASPQEIDLLGITCVAGNVPLTLTQTNARRVCEVAGRPDVAVHAGCDTPLQRPLITAEHVHGKTGLDGPELWDPTMPLAAAHGVDFIIDSLRREAPGTVTLCPLGPLTNIAAAFQKAPDIADRVQEIVLMGGAYFEVGNITPAAEFNIYVDPEAAAAVLTSGVPVTMMPLDVTHKALATRARVEKIRALDTKVARFTAEMLDFFERFDVEKYGSEGGPLHDPCVIAYLIRPELFSGRTINVVVETTSELTLGMTVADWWGVTDRPANAQFMGDLDADGFFDLITTRLARL from the coding sequence ATGAGCGCGCGCAAGATCATCATCGACACCGACCCCGGACAGGACGACGCTGTCGCCATTCTGCTGGCGCTGGCCAGCCCACAAGAGATTGATCTGCTTGGGATAACCTGTGTTGCCGGCAATGTGCCTCTAACGCTGACCCAGACCAACGCCCGCCGCGTCTGCGAGGTGGCAGGCCGCCCGGATGTCGCGGTGCACGCAGGCTGTGACACCCCGCTGCAACGGCCCCTGATCACCGCCGAACATGTGCATGGCAAAACCGGCCTTGACGGACCCGAACTGTGGGATCCGACCATGCCGCTGGCTGCAGCACATGGCGTCGATTTCATCATCGACAGCCTGCGCCGCGAAGCCCCCGGCACCGTCACCCTCTGTCCGCTGGGGCCACTGACCAATATCGCCGCCGCCTTTCAAAAGGCCCCTGATATCGCGGACCGCGTGCAGGAGATCGTGCTGATGGGCGGCGCCTATTTTGAGGTCGGCAACATCACCCCGGCGGCGGAATTCAACATCTATGTCGACCCTGAGGCCGCCGCCGCAGTGCTGACCTCAGGCGTGCCGGTCACCATGATGCCGCTGGATGTCACCCATAAGGCGCTCGCCACCCGCGCACGCGTCGAAAAGATCCGTGCCCTCGATACCAAAGTGGCGCGTTTCACCGCCGAGATGCTTGATTTCTTTGAACGCTTTGACGTGGAGAAATACGGCTCCGAAGGCGGCCCGCTGCATGACCCTTGCGTTATTGCCTATCTGATCCGGCCAGAGCTGTTCTCGGGCCGCACGATCAATGTGGTGGTGGAAACCACGTCCGAGCTGACATTGGGCATGACCGTGGCCGATTGGTGGGGGGTCACCGACCGCCCGGCCAATGCGCAGTTTATGGGCGATCTGGATGCAGACGGCTTCTTCGACCTGATCACCACCCGATTGGCGCGGCTATGA
- a CDS encoding GrpB family protein codes for MSLIVAPDPTWPTQAKAEADRWTDSDVYGLIEVHHIGSTAVPGLPAKPIIDLIPVFESEAAMDTARLTIEALGFEWLGEFGLPGRRYCRADDPETGKRRVQAHCYVKGSDEITRHIAFRDALRANAALRAGYAAIKGKCAALHPGDMHGYGDCKSDWVQKIEAHAINALATKEIS; via the coding sequence ATGAGCCTGATCGTTGCCCCAGATCCCACCTGGCCGACACAGGCCAAGGCCGAAGCAGACCGCTGGACAGACAGCGACGTATACGGCCTGATTGAGGTGCATCATATCGGATCAACCGCAGTTCCCGGCCTGCCCGCCAAACCCATCATTGATCTGATACCTGTCTTTGAGAGCGAGGCCGCTATGGATACCGCCCGCCTGACCATTGAGGCGCTTGGGTTCGAATGGCTGGGTGAATTCGGCCTACCCGGACGGCGCTATTGCCGCGCCGATGATCCAGAGACCGGAAAACGCCGGGTGCAGGCCCATTGTTATGTAAAAGGGTCTGACGAGATCACGCGCCATATTGCCTTTCGTGACGCCCTGCGGGCCAACGCCGCACTGCGGGCAGGCTACGCAGCGATCAAGGGCAAATGCGCCGCGCTGCATCCCGGTGACATGCATGGGTATGGTGACTGCAAATCAGACTGGGTGCAAAAGATCGAAGCTCACGCGATCAACGCGCTGGCAACAAAGGAAATCTCATGA
- a CDS encoding GNAT family N-acetyltransferase, translating into MSAALHLARPEDLDRVLDLVAAFHQETGIASDDSLRRAAIEPLLEGLPYGAVYLIGPSRAPVGYIVVTFSWSVEFGGMDGFVDELFIRPPVRGRGIATEVLFALPRTLAEAGIKALHLEVDKNDDTARGLYTRARFEPRERYMLMSRKL; encoded by the coding sequence ATGAGTGCCGCATTGCATCTGGCCCGCCCCGAAGATCTGGACCGTGTTCTGGATCTGGTCGCCGCCTTTCATCAGGAGACTGGCATCGCCTCGGACGACAGTTTGCGCCGCGCGGCCATCGAACCCCTGCTTGAGGGATTGCCCTATGGCGCGGTCTATCTGATTGGCCCCAGCCGCGCACCCGTGGGCTACATCGTTGTAACCTTCAGCTGGTCGGTGGAATTTGGCGGCATGGACGGGTTTGTGGATGAGCTGTTCATTCGTCCCCCCGTGCGCGGTCGCGGCATCGCCACTGAGGTGCTGTTTGCCCTGCCCCGCACCCTGGCTGAGGCCGGTATCAAGGCGCTGCATCTTGAGGTCGACAAAAACGATGACACCGCGCGCGGCCTTTATACCCGTGCCCGGTTTGAACCCCGCGAGCGCTACATGCTGATGAGCCGCAAGCTCTGA
- a CDS encoding glycine zipper 2TM domain-containing protein yields MKTHILAGLSAATLAVSACSDLTPEQRTVAGVAGGAAAGLIAADALKADDDWRLIAALGGAAAGTVVAQNSQSRQCAYSRGDGTYYTAACP; encoded by the coding sequence ATGAAAACGCATATTCTCGCCGGGTTGAGCGCCGCCACTCTGGCCGTCTCCGCCTGCTCCGACCTCACTCCGGAACAACGCACCGTGGCCGGGGTGGCCGGTGGTGCCGCCGCCGGTCTGATCGCCGCCGATGCGCTCAAGGCAGATGACGATTGGCGCCTCATCGCCGCCCTTGGCGGCGCAGCAGCGGGCACCGTGGTGGCCCAGAACAGCCAGTCCCGCCAATGCGCCTATTCCCGCGGCGACGGCACCTATTACACGGCGGCCTGCCCATAA